In Rhodopirellula islandica, one DNA window encodes the following:
- a CDS encoding translation initiation factor has product MTRLFAGTPFDIPPTCDLCGQKESECQCTPLQKADVEAEKQREADRLPPEKQTARVRLDRRKGGRTVTLVEGLTSRANDLPELLGKLQSACGAGGTVKKADELIELQGDHVDRVRQKLGEIGYRLRK; this is encoded by the coding sequence ATGACGCGTCTTTTCGCGGGAACCCCGTTTGATATTCCACCGACCTGCGATTTGTGCGGTCAGAAGGAATCCGAGTGCCAGTGCACGCCGCTGCAAAAAGCTGACGTGGAGGCTGAAAAACAGCGGGAAGCGGACCGGTTGCCGCCGGAGAAGCAAACCGCTCGCGTTCGACTGGATCGACGCAAAGGTGGCCGCACGGTGACCTTGGTCGAAGGTCTCACGTCGCGAGCCAATGACTTGCCCGAATTGCTCGGCAAGTTGCAATCCGCTTGTGGTGCAGGTGGAACGGTGAAGAAGGCCGACGAACTGATCGAGTTGCAAGGCGATCACGTGGATCGGGTTCGGCAAAAGCTCGGCGAGATCGGCTACCGACTCAGAAAGTGA